From Pseudomonas sp. LS1212, the proteins below share one genomic window:
- a CDS encoding universal stress protein produces the protein MSQYQRLFLIAGPTMRHSPALQRAVAIAKATGAALHIGVFIDGFDILGMMSRHEQLRERVQQENQQWLKDEADLMRTNGINVTTEVVSTRNALPEILRHVTEMQPDLVIKDVHHESALKRVFMTPLDFHLLRECPVPIHLVSEIGFPLPRVVVAAVDPSSPDKRITGINDRIVMAANGLAMQCDAELHLLHAYDASQTHISDAGAGAVTMPGFSSEVRRSLHKTFTALADRYGIPSERQHFIEGPPTKAMAGFAAHSRADVIVMGNAHRKGLSKLVGSTTEHVLYQVPCNVLAVNAQVDE, from the coding sequence ATGAGCCAGTATCAACGACTCTTTTTGATCGCAGGTCCCACCATGCGCCACTCTCCGGCGCTGCAGCGGGCAGTCGCCATCGCCAAGGCCACGGGCGCAGCGTTGCATATCGGGGTGTTCATCGATGGTTTCGATATCCTGGGGATGATGAGCCGACATGAACAGCTTCGTGAACGCGTTCAGCAAGAGAACCAACAGTGGCTCAAGGATGAAGCCGATCTGATGCGCACCAATGGCATCAATGTGACTACTGAAGTGGTTTCTACGCGCAACGCGCTTCCAGAAATCCTTCGGCATGTGACAGAAATGCAGCCGGACCTGGTTATCAAGGACGTACACCACGAGTCAGCGCTCAAGCGCGTGTTCATGACACCTCTGGATTTCCATCTGTTGCGCGAATGCCCGGTCCCCATACATCTGGTCAGCGAAATCGGGTTTCCATTGCCGCGGGTGGTCGTGGCGGCAGTCGACCCGTCAAGCCCGGACAAGCGCATCACCGGGATCAACGATCGGATCGTCATGGCTGCAAACGGATTGGCAATGCAGTGCGATGCCGAGCTGCATCTGTTGCACGCCTACGATGCCTCGCAGACGCATATCTCTGACGCAGGTGCTGGCGCAGTGACGATGCCAGGCTTCAGTAGCGAGGTGCGTCGGTCGCTGCACAAGACCTTCACTGCATTGGCCGATCGCTACGGCATACCGTCCGAGCGACAACACTTCATCGAAGGTCCACCCACCAAAGCGATGGCTGGCTTCGCAGCCCATAGCCGAGCAGACGTGATCGTAATGGGCAATGCGCATCGCAAAGGGCTGAGCAAGTTGGTGGGCAGCACTACAGAGCACGTTTTGTATCAGGTGCCCTGCAATGTGCTGGCAGTGAATGCGCAAGTGGATGAGTGA
- a CDS encoding tripartite tricarboxylate transporter TctB family protein has translation MARLRRIVPAQLAIGAGLIAIGAVLAFGAFRFPAEMGFVILGAHVYPCAVAVFLGGVGVLLSYQALSGGFRNLADDSDKTAEALPGGKPGAAWVTAGLVASALLINLIGFVLAAGLLFACSARGFGSCHPVRDLAIGIGLTLPIYWLFNSGLGVSLPPLINAWI, from the coding sequence ATGGCCCGGCTTCGCAGAATAGTGCCGGCACAGCTGGCGATTGGCGCGGGTCTCATTGCCATCGGCGCAGTACTGGCGTTCGGCGCCTTCCGGTTTCCTGCCGAGATGGGGTTCGTCATCCTGGGCGCCCATGTCTACCCCTGCGCCGTCGCGGTGTTCCTCGGGGGCGTTGGCGTGTTGTTGAGTTATCAGGCGCTCAGCGGTGGTTTTCGCAATCTCGCAGACGACAGCGACAAGACTGCCGAGGCGCTGCCCGGCGGCAAGCCCGGTGCGGCCTGGGTGACCGCGGGCCTTGTGGCGAGCGCCTTGCTCATCAACCTCATCGGATTCGTGTTGGCCGCTGGGCTGCTGTTTGCCTGTTCGGCACGGGGCTTTGGTAGTTGCCATCCGGTACGAGACCTGGCAATCGGCATTGGCTTGACCCTACCGATTTACTGGCTTTTCAATTCCGGGCTAGGGGTTTCCCTTCCGCCCCTTATCAACGCCTGGATTTGA